A DNA window from Streptomyces canus contains the following coding sequences:
- a CDS encoding enoyl-CoA hydratase/isomerase family protein — MAVSERPPTVSEGPASHGVSYEVTDSVAVIELRGRASGNALDAHLRGALLMAARRLTTDARREVRAALITARGRHFCVGQDLKEHAHLLKTSPATAFANIPDHYNPLVKELHALAIPLVVAVEGSCVGAGLGLALCADVRVAAEGARFATAFGGVALASDSGVARALARQLGPSRTAGLMLLGDAFSAWDAEQWGLVHRVVADGSAAAEGAALARALAAGPTAAHRETKALLRSAATTALPAALERESVVQRRLGTTHDHREAVTAFLERRGPVFRGR; from the coding sequence ATGGCAGTGAGCGAAAGACCGCCCACAGTGAGCGAGGGCCCCGCGTCGCACGGTGTGTCGTACGAGGTCACCGACTCCGTGGCCGTGATCGAACTGCGCGGACGCGCAAGTGGCAACGCGCTCGACGCACACCTGCGCGGCGCCCTCCTCATGGCCGCCCGGCGGCTGACCACGGACGCCCGGCGCGAGGTGCGGGCGGCCCTGATCACCGCTCGCGGCCGGCACTTCTGCGTCGGCCAGGACCTCAAGGAGCACGCCCACCTGCTGAAGACCTCTCCCGCCACCGCCTTCGCCAACATCCCCGACCACTACAACCCGCTGGTCAAGGAGCTGCACGCACTGGCGATCCCGCTCGTCGTCGCGGTCGAGGGCTCCTGTGTCGGCGCCGGACTGGGCCTCGCGCTCTGCGCCGACGTACGTGTGGCGGCCGAGGGCGCCCGCTTCGCCACCGCGTTCGGCGGTGTCGCGCTCGCCTCGGACTCGGGCGTGGCCCGAGCCCTGGCCCGGCAGCTGGGCCCCTCCCGCACCGCCGGCCTCATGCTGCTCGGCGACGCCTTCTCCGCGTGGGACGCCGAGCAGTGGGGGCTGGTGCACCGCGTCGTGGCGGACGGCTCGGCCGCCGCCGAGGGCGCGGCCCTGGCCCGCGCGCTGGCCGCCGGGCCCACCGCCGCGCACCGGGAGACGAAGGCGCTGCTGCGGTCGGCGGCCACCACGGCCCTGCCGGCGGCGCTGGAGCGCGAGTCCGTCGTCCAGCGGCGGCTCGGCACCACCCATGACCACCGCGAGGCCGTCACCGCCTTCCTCGAACGGCGAGGCCCGGTCTTCCGTGGCCGCTGA
- the paaB gene encoding 1,2-phenylacetyl-CoA epoxidase subunit PaaB → MSPTSKADWPLYEVFVRGKRGLNHVHVGSLRAADDDMALLHARDLYTRRNEGVSIWAVRSDTIAASAPDEKDPFFAPSGDKVYRHPTFYDIPDDVPHI, encoded by the coding sequence ATGAGCCCGACGAGCAAGGCCGACTGGCCGCTGTACGAGGTGTTCGTGCGCGGCAAGCGCGGGCTCAACCACGTCCACGTCGGCTCCCTGCGCGCCGCCGACGACGACATGGCCCTGCTGCACGCCCGCGATCTCTACACCCGGCGCAACGAGGGAGTGAGCATCTGGGCCGTGCGCTCGGACACCATCGCCGCCTCCGCGCCCGACGAGAAGGATCCCTTCTTCGCGCCCAGCGGCGACAAGGTCTACCGGCACCCCACCTTCTACGACATCCCCGACGACGTCCCCCACATCTAG
- the paaA gene encoding 1,2-phenylacetyl-CoA epoxidase subunit PaaA, which produces MRATPVHETPASMNMSAFEDTVARDQRIEPRDWMPDAYRATLVRQIAQHAHSEVIGMQPEGEWITRAPSLRRKAILFAKVQDEAGHGLYLYSAAETLGADRTDLTERLIDGSQKYSSIFNYPTRTFADVGVIGWFVDGAAICNQVPLCRTSYGPYGRAMVRVCKEESFHQRQGYELLLTMMSGTDEQRAMVQDAVDRWWWPSLMMFGPPDDDSPNSARSMAWRIKRHSNDVLRQRFVDMTVPQAAKLGVTLPDPGLRWNEERGHHDFSTPDWDELKRVVSGAGPCNTERIARRRAAHEEGAWVRRAATAHAAKRTARSRQGATA; this is translated from the coding sequence ATGCGAGCGACACCCGTCCATGAAACACCTGCCTCCATGAACATGTCCGCGTTCGAGGACACGGTCGCCCGTGACCAGCGCATCGAGCCCCGCGACTGGATGCCCGACGCCTACCGGGCCACGCTGGTCAGGCAGATCGCCCAGCACGCCCACTCCGAGGTCATCGGCATGCAGCCGGAGGGCGAGTGGATCACCCGGGCGCCTTCGCTGCGCCGCAAGGCGATCCTCTTCGCCAAGGTGCAGGACGAGGCGGGGCACGGGCTCTACCTCTACTCGGCGGCGGAGACCCTCGGCGCCGACCGCACCGACCTGACGGAGCGGTTGATCGACGGCAGCCAGAAGTACTCCTCGATCTTCAACTACCCCACCCGCACCTTCGCCGACGTCGGAGTCATCGGCTGGTTCGTGGACGGGGCCGCCATCTGCAACCAGGTCCCGCTGTGCCGCACCTCGTACGGACCGTACGGACGCGCCATGGTCCGCGTGTGCAAGGAAGAGTCCTTCCACCAACGGCAGGGCTACGAACTGCTGTTGACCATGATGAGCGGCACCGACGAGCAGCGCGCCATGGTGCAGGACGCCGTCGACCGCTGGTGGTGGCCGTCCCTGATGATGTTCGGACCGCCCGACGACGACTCCCCCAACTCGGCGCGTTCCATGGCCTGGAGGATCAAGCGGCACTCCAACGACGTCCTGCGGCAGCGCTTCGTCGACATGACCGTCCCGCAGGCGGCGAAGCTGGGCGTCACCCTGCCCGACCCGGGCCTGCGGTGGAACGAGGAGCGCGGCCACCACGACTTCTCCACCCCCGACTGGGACGAGCTGAAGCGGGTCGTCTCCGGTGCCGGACCGTGCAACACCGAGCGGATCGCCCGCCGCCGGGCCGCGCACGAGGAGGGCGCCTGGGTCCGGCGGGCCGCCACCGCGCACGCCGCCAAGCGCACCGCCCGGTCACGGCAAGGAGCGACGGCATGA
- the paaC gene encoding 1,2-phenylacetyl-CoA epoxidase subunit PaaC — protein sequence MTDEDLYVDGDGARWAFGTGFTDPLHGIDQTVPDGVDAEDLAACCLALGDDALVSAQRLAEWCTRAPELEEELALANIGLDLLGQARLLYARAGRADGTGRGEDAYAYFRAPVDFRNIRLTELPGGDFAFTVARLLVLSVWRLAVCEALATAPDPVLAAIAAKSVKELAYHHRWAAEWTVRLGDGTDESAARMQAALEALAPWLDELLSDRTAARLGADPAAVAARTRLELFHVLADAGLNRSADVSALDTPASPVPGSGRNGQHTPHLAPLLAELQSVARAHPDASW from the coding sequence ATGACCGACGAGGACCTGTACGTCGACGGCGACGGCGCGCGGTGGGCATTCGGCACCGGGTTCACCGACCCCCTGCACGGGATCGACCAGACGGTGCCGGACGGAGTCGACGCGGAAGACCTGGCCGCCTGCTGTCTGGCGCTCGGCGACGACGCCCTGGTGTCCGCACAACGGCTGGCCGAATGGTGCACCCGCGCCCCGGAGTTGGAGGAGGAGCTGGCGCTGGCCAACATCGGACTCGACCTCCTCGGCCAGGCGCGTCTGCTGTACGCCAGGGCGGGTCGGGCCGACGGCACGGGCCGTGGCGAGGACGCGTACGCCTACTTCCGCGCCCCTGTGGACTTCCGCAACATACGCCTCACCGAACTGCCGGGCGGCGACTTCGCGTTCACCGTCGCCCGCCTGCTGGTGCTGTCCGTCTGGCGACTGGCCGTGTGCGAGGCGCTCGCCACCGCACCCGACCCGGTGCTGGCCGCGATCGCCGCGAAGAGCGTCAAGGAGCTGGCCTATCACCACCGTTGGGCCGCGGAGTGGACGGTCCGGCTCGGCGATGGCACCGACGAGTCCGCCGCACGTATGCAGGCTGCGCTGGAGGCCCTCGCCCCCTGGCTGGACGAGTTGCTGTCGGACCGTACGGCCGCCCGCCTCGGCGCCGATCCGGCCGCCGTCGCCGCGCGGACCCGGCTCGAGCTCTTCCATGTGCTGGCCGATGCCGGGCTGAACCGGTCCGCCGACGTGTCCGCGCTCGACACACCCGCGTCCCCGGTCCCCGGCTCCGGCAGGAACGGACAGCACACCCCGCATCTGGCACCCCTGCTCGCCGAACTGCAGAGCGTCGCCCGTGCCCACCCGGACGCGTCGTGGTGA